Proteins encoded together in one Lathyrus oleraceus cultivar Zhongwan6 chromosome 5, CAAS_Psat_ZW6_1.0, whole genome shotgun sequence window:
- the LOC127088242 gene encoding aspartyl protease AED3, with protein sequence MNTKLATTLILCYVFYICKSNSIDPCASQQDDSDFKVFPMYGKCSPISPSKTNSWDDRVINMASQDLDRINYLSTLVAKNPASSASAPIASGKTFNTNNYVVRVKIGTPGQLLFMVLDTSSDESFVPSLGCISCSAPKFSPKSSTSYVPLKCSAPQCGQARGRSCSPTGSNVCSFNQSYADSSFSATLSQDSLALDGVTNVIIPKFSFGSINVISGASIPAQGLLGLGRGSLSLLSQSVSTYSGVFSYCLPSFKSHYFSGSLKLGPADQPKTIRTTPLLRNPSRSSLYYVNLTGISVGSVNVPIPNNLLAFNPKTGAGSIIDSGTVITSFVEPVYNAIRDEFRKQVKGPFSSLGAFDTCFKDTNETTTPAITLHFQDLDLKLPIENGLIHSTSEPLICLAMAAAPKNVNSVLNVIANYQQQNLRILFDTVNNKVGIARELCN encoded by the coding sequence ATGAACACTAAATTAGCTACGACCTTAATACTTTGCTATGTATTTTACATATGCAAGAGCAACTCCATTGATCCATGTGCATCTCAACAAGATGACTCTGATTTTAAGGTATTTCCCATGTACGGGAAATGCTCACCAATCAGCCCATCAAAAACAAACTCGTGGGATGATAGAGTCATAAACATGGCCTCCCAAGATTTAGATCGAATTAACTACCTATCTACATTAGTAGCCAAAAATCCCGCCTCTTCAGCTTCAGCACCAATCGCTTCGGGCAAAACTTTCAACACCAACAACTACGTTGTTCGTGTCAAAATTGGAACACCGGGTCAACTCCTCTTCATGGTTCTTGACACAAGTTCTGATGAGTCTTTTGTCCCTTCTTTAGGATGCATTAGTTGCTCCGCACCAAAATTCTCCCCAAAATCCTCCACCAGTTACGTCCCATTGAAGTGTTCCGCTCCACAATGTGGTCAAGCCCGTGGGCGTTCATGCTCACCTACAGGTTCTAACGTGTGTTCTTTCAACCAATCTTACGCAGATTCTTCTTTCTCTGCTACACTCTCTCAAGATTCCCTTGCATTAGATGGAGTTACAAATGTTATCATTCCTAAATTCTCTTTTGGAAGCATTAACGTTATCTCTGGTGCTTCAATTCCAGCCCAAGGGCTTTTGGGATTGGGTCGTGGCTCATTGTCTTTATTATCTCAGTCAGTGTCAACTTATTCCGGTGTGTTTTCTTATTGTCTACCCAGTTTTAAGTCTCACTATTTTTCTGGTTCACTTAAACTCGGACCAGCGGATCAACCCAAAACCATTCGGACAACACCTCTTCTTCGCAATCCTAGTCGTTCATCTCTTTACTATGTCAATTTAACTGGAATTAGCGTGGGTAGTGTGAATGTCCCTATACCCAACAATCTTCTAGCATTTAACCCTAAAACTGGAGCTGGATCGATAATCGATTCGGGTACGGTTATAACCAGCTTTGTGGAGCCCGTTTATAATGCGATACGTGATGAGTTTAGGAAACAAGTGAAAGGACCATTTTCGAGCTTAGGAGCCTTCGACACATGTTTTAAGGATACAAATGAAACGACAACACCTGCTATTACGTTGCATTTCCAGGATTTGGATCTGAAGTTACCAATTGAGAACGGTTTAATTCATAGTACTTCAGAGCCTTTGATATGTCTTGCAATGGCCGCTGCACCAAAGAATGTGAACTCTGTGTTGAATGTGATTGCTAATTATCAACAACAAAATTTAAGGATTTTGTTTGATACAGTGAATAATAAGGTTGGCATTGCACGCGAGCTTTGTAACTAG